The sequence CTGAAGCAAATGAAATCGATGATAATCGGCTCAATTTGGTATGATTTTTCCCAGttgtttaatttgatttgatttgctaaaaaaaattgcaaaaaactGACCGAATCGAAATCCTTCTCTAATCCCACCAATTCAAAAGCCCTTCTTATCCcaattattcacaaattaaGCATCCTTAATATTCCTTACCTCAAACTTTCAAGCAAAATCCTCACTGAGGGTATTAACGTCCTTTTACATGTGATAGGATAACAaagaattttcaaattaaaatttactaatAAAAGAAATGGAGCTTGGAAAAATTATGGGTTACTTAGGAGGCGATGTCACGTTATTGGCATTGCATTATGAtgacatcatcatcattttttaGCTTTTAGTTTGTAATAAAGTGATATTAGAGGTATTAAGAAGTTCGTTAAATTGTACACCAAGTATGGGCTTGTGGTTGCTTTTAAACTTaacttttgaatatataaaagaatttttttgttaaatatagtattttgtaaatttataaattttagattctaGAATAATTTACCTTCAAAAGCTAAAATTTGAGAAGTAGTTAAAAATAACTTATCGGGTTGTCAGATTCTCtttttgatataattaaaattaaaaaattaaaattactatcatattttcaactaataataaaatatctttttacctatttatataataataatactaataataatatatatatatatatatataaagaaataattatttatatctattttagtTATTATATAATGTTAAATTTGTTAAATAGATATTTTACTATATGCTCAAATTCTAACTTTATAActttaaacaataataaaataatagtttaccAAAATACTaatcaaattctaaaaaattaacTGTTGTTTCAATAAAAGTTTTACaaatttttgataatatacAACAATTCCAAACTAAGCttaagtgtgtatatatatgtatatatatatgttattatttgaaattttttttttatattttgtcctgtatatatatttatactagaaattgagaatttgaatttataatCATTATCCGCTTAAACAATGTTtaccatttttaattttttgtttacgttgtatcttgtatatatatatatatatatcaataaagtggaaaaattgaatttaaGACCGGTCTAAAGATCCAGAAACTTCGAGGATAATGAGGCACCACAAGGTgagccaaaaataaataaaaaataaaaggaaaaagacaaaaagaaaatgcataaCAAGGTTCCGACCTAGAGTAAAAGTAACCTACTCCATTGCCGTTTATAGAATCGTCATCATCTTCCTCCTACATGCATAAAAAGAACTCTTTCAAGTACTTTCTACTCTCTCAGCTCTTAACCTTGATTTAATAGTACCCATTTCAGAAACACACACAAGATGGAGATCAGTTCTTGGCCAGAAAACCTAACCACCATTCAGAAAAAGGTAAATGATGAGCTTATGGAAGGCCGAGAACTCGCAAAACAGCTTCAAAGTGCTCTTGCTAGCTCTGGTGGCTCAAGATCTGGTGAAGATCTATTGATGAAGATAGTGAAATCATTCTCCACCACCCTTTCTATATTGAACGTGAAAGAGTCTGATTCAGACTTCGTCATCTCTCAAATCCAACCTGATTTAACATGTTTGGATGCTCGGAAATCTCAAGATCATTCTCGACAAAGTTTTTGGAGGAGTACTACTACTCCTCCCACAAAAAAGCTGGATCGAAGGGGCTGTTATGATCGAAGGTTAATAGATTAAAATTTTCtggatcatcatcttcttcatacATAGTTTCCTTAATTAGTAGGTAGCTGGATTTTTGTTAACTGGTAAAATTTTTTCAGTTGAGGAAAGAAtaattacacatatatatggAATAGTGCACCTTGGAACTTGAGATCCTGCATTCCTACTGACAAAATCCAAAGTCAAACATTAATTAGTACATAAATGGATTAAAGGTAGAGAAAAAGTGATTAATCTTTAGCAGTACTTGAATTAATTTAGACATTTACAAGTTTCTGTACATAGCTAAATCTTATTTTTATAGTTACCTccatattttataattacaatCCTCTTAGTTGCAGAAGAACCGGTATCTCATCGATAAGAGACACTCCAACTCCCTTTGATGATGGTCAACAATGGAGGAAGTATGGACAAAAAGTGATTCGCAACGCCAAATACCTCaggtatgtgtgtgtgtgtgtgtgtgtgtgtgtgtgtatcagTGGTTTTCTTATCCAGCATATTCCTAACAAATTTTTATCCAGAATTCCTGAATAagagaattttcatatatatatatatatatataacttttgttAGGTTTACTATCATATATATTGATCCTATATTAATGTTACGTACTTTGGAGTTGTCCAAAATTTGCAGTTTTCAAATAAGAAAGATTAAAGACGGTATTTAGTATTTactgatacatatatatatatatgtgcaggCACTACTTCAGGTGCCCTTACAAGTATGATCAAGGCTGCAAAGCTACCAAACAAATTCAGAGAACTCAAGAGAATCCTCCACTATACAGGACAACATATACTGGGCATCACACATGCAGGAACCTCCACCAAGATCCTGAATTGATATTGTTGGATTATTCTGCTAGTCCTAGCGAAAATTCCATATTCATCAACTTTGAAAATACAAACCTCGCAATAAAACAAGACCCTTTTCCCTTTTTATCATCTTTCTCTTCAACCATACAGGAATTCAAAGAGGATCAGATGACAAAATGTGATGACAAACAGCAAAATCAACCAGCTTCGTCTGATAATTATTTCACGTTGCCTGATCTGGCATCGTCATGTCCATCGCCTGGGAGCTTGGAATTGTTGTCATCAAATCTGAAGTTTGATGTTGGTGATCATGTAATATTACATGGAACGATGGATTCTGACGACTTCTATCTTGATATTTTCCAGTGAATGCTGATGGAGGAGTTGGTACTGCAAGTTCCTTGCAATTTGGATTTGGAAAGGAATGTGGGACTACTAATTCTTGCAGTTAGTTATTaagaaacttttatttttagctAGTTTAAGAGTGTGGATTTAAGGAGAAAGGTAGAGAAGGTAAAGAATAAAGTTACTATTCTTCGTTGTTTGGTTTATAgagggaaattaaaaaaaaaaaaaaatgcagatgctcttgaaattataaatttccatggaaagGTGTAAGAATTTCAATTTCTGTTCTCTTTTCCATCCTTCTCTTcacttggaaataataatagataatcgCAGTTCAATGAAATCTGGTTTTCTTTGAAGGtagaagtgtatatatatatatacacagagtgAAGTATTATTGCTGTTGGCAGAGAAATTTGAAGATGACATCATTTTGCTATCTTTTGCAATAGAAGCTGATGGTTCTGAATGAGTAATTATTGACTAAAAGGccattcaatttgattttttttttcatttttttatatatttttattaaaaaagctCTATTCGGATAAATATAGCTATCAAAGACACAAATTCTCTACTCACAaaagatattaatttttagcTCCCTGTAGACAAGAGCTTTTGAGAAAGAAAAGCCCACAtacataataacaaataaaggacaGTACCGGTCCCAGAACCAGACAATCCAAGGTGGCTCCACATGAGAAAAGTCACATTAGAGATTCTACTAAAAATCGACTAAAAGTTTCCATTAcaaatggattaaaaaaaaaaagaaaaaagaaaaacgcatttaaaaattttaaacttcgATCAACAACCACAATTCCAATATTGCCGGTAATTGAAGAGAGGGGTTTCAGATTCAataatctcttaaaaaaaaaaaaagaaaaaaaaagaaatacaaattgAGTTGGCATATTACAAATAATCCAAAAAGTACAAATGATTGAGGCAAACGGAAGAAAAATCCCCAAAACAATATACATACCAATGATATCAAAGGGAACATCTATACATAAACAGctgaatacaaaattaaaaattatgtcTGGACGAAATGTGTATAACTCATCAATCTAGGGGAATAGtgagagaataaaaataaataacataaaaataatcatatttatttttaaaacattttttttaaaaaaaattatctcttttatttttctgaaagTTACTCTGTTTTGTAAAGATCTTTCACAAAACCTGTGGAGATTTCCCAAAATGTCATAAATCTTGAAAATGAAATAAGATATAAACGGTGTCAACTAAATATAACAACACCACTGAGTAATAACGGTATATTCACATAATCTCCTAAAACATATAAATCCGCGTTATaaacaatccataaaataaatcaataatccATATCTAGTGTAGATCATCATAAACGGATGAAATAAACCATAAACAATAATCtgaagtaataatttaaatcatatGAAAAGTAGTCCATGAGTATAAATCATGTATAAGAATACCAAATAAACCACTTTTTccaaaaaagtaaaacataTCTCAAACATATAATCCATAATATAAACCATAATCGAAACCACAATCCAAATAGTATGAAGATTTATCGTaccataaatccatataaaagtcataatccaataaaattgtgaaaatcCTGTGTAAATCTGGTGTACCATAACAAATACTATAATTGTCTAACGACATTAATTAGCATTCTAAAGTGCCACAGACTAATAAGGTAATGGAAAATTATCTCTAACCCTTTACATTACAGACATCACAAAAAGAAAACCTTAACATTTAACCTCAATGAGTCACATAACTGAAATATGGGATATAAATAAGAGCAtaatcatatcatcatacatcATATATCTATGCGGTACACGAATTAAACAAAAATCCTCATAAACTCCAAACCGAATATATCAAATCACCTTTCCgcaaaacataattaaaatatacatcCCTTGAAATATACATACAGTTCGGAGAGCCATTTAACCATAAATACCTTGTATGTCCAAAATTCTTTACAACCAATATCCAAAACCACTCTCCATAACCAATGTTTACATGTATAATACCAttttttccataaattaaaaaaaaaccaataacacaatttcattaaaatgcCTGGAAACTTTGCTTGAAAATGTATATTTCCAAAAAAGTTCCAAATTCATAccgaaaatatttaaaaaaacccaaattcacataatgtatatatatacacgatgGTATCACTATTATGGTTTCTATTATTAGTTATTGGATAATTTCAACAttagagatttaaaaataaatttatatttcactTGACATATATAGTTTACGCTgtataaataaacttttaatatgttaataaatttatgtttaaccactaattatttttttatataaattaaaagtgAATAATGGAGTATGTCAAATtttaggtttatatatatagtcctcGTTATGTTTGGATATGTTGACTTTACTCCTAATTACATGTAATCTTTTCCTACTGAGAGATGCTTTCCGCCCAGATATTGCACTTCAAAATCTTTCCAGAAATAAGACAAAATAGTCGATACTGCACGAACCATAATTAGTTTTATCTAATAGTACTATTTCTTATAGAAGTCTATTTCTAAACActtcattataaaaatttatcttGGTCATCAAGGCAAAATTAATGATCAGATCGTTGTAACCCAAAGATGCTAGAAACCTTTTAGAAGCCTTTTTTGACTTTCTTGTACGAGAATACTTCTGACATTAGGTTGAGGATAAAACCACTATTTATCTCACAAACATCCAAATTCGAATTCTgtgatttccaaaaaaaaattaaaaacaaaaattaaattcagcCGCCTAACGCAGGGTTCTAGGCCTTTGGCCcacaatttaccattaaaataaaaattaatttgttagaCTACCCATTTTCtcattatcattgttattgttgttttttttttaattttttggtacgTCGGCTGAGTCCGCAATTGAATTCATGTGCATGCATCATATTCTGAAGTCTGAATATTAAATcttaaacttatatatatttgttattatttgaattgtCTTGGtctgtattatattttttgttgcaAAGTTTATTCTAGATGATAATCCATTGCTGATAAGCCTCATCATGGATTCTATTAAACCATGTGCGATAATTCTTTACGTCAATCTATAAaagaaagttaaagaaaatattgatttcaacatatttaattatatttaccaacgaaaaaaacatatttaattgcAATATTAGAGGCATGACAGGGATATTGAAGGGGAAAGACAAAGCATGGTTGCACCAGACGAAGCCCAGTTGACtgataaaaaatactaaaataattcatcaaaaaaaaattaacgatTTAAAATAGGGAATATTCCATTTAAGTCTTTTCAAATTTacattaattacaatttaatcttttaagtttaaaaattttaattaacacTTTCCTAAAAGatgcaaataatatataattatgagaTGTCCTCGAATGAAACaataaaagaggaaaataatagttttttaaaactttaaaagagattaataatattaatataattttaaaaatttgccaGGATCACactgtatttaaattaaaccttataaaagataaataatattaacccttaaaaacataatatattcattgaGAATGCCCATATTCATTGATGGGGAAGCCAACAAGGGGCCTGGCGAactcaattgaaaaaaagaaaaaaaaattgaaaaaaaaaaaaaagtgatgctAACATTCAAAATTAGAGAGATGTGAATGGAATAATAGTGTAGGTAGATGATGACTTTTAAAACATGAGGGTATTGGAAAATAAGCAAGTGGgtctaatatgtatatataggtaGTGTCTATAACCTTGTTACAAGCCATTTTTATCATAACAAATGTTATATGTTTATACATTCCTCACTTGTAAAGTCATTgatagagaagaaaaaagaatgggTTTTACATGTAAAAGgtgtattgaaaaataagcttaatatatattattgggtCTGTTTCTTATTAGTTATAGATTttggtataaaaaataatttaacatatatataggtagattgattatattttttaaactaaaaaaaaatcaaattgtatttaagtcaaattttattacaaattgATGGAATTAATCCAAAGAGACACTCTATATGTGAATTGTTAAGAAAGCAAattcttataattataaaaatatgaatattttttttcattttataatggAAAAAGGACACATTCATTTCTAAAAGAGGAGACTACATCTAGATTAAGGGCATTGGTGAGACAAATAGGATTCCCCTCATGGCGCCTTCAAATGTTAGAACATGTGGTAGCAAATTTTGCGACACAGTGGCCTACTTTATTTGTAGCTCCAGACGCgttgaaaaacccaaaaaaaaaaaaaaaaaaatgaaacagcaGACCTCCGATTTAATCCACTCAACTAAATTACTATCAGTAGCCACACACTCAAGCTTAGAGTTAATAAACTGAGATGCTTGGAGGGATTCAGAATGGAGAACACACCACCGCAAACCCAGCTCTTTGGCCGACTTTAAGCCTTCTGCAATTGCCTCAATCTCGAGCGATAAAGGTGAAAATGACCCTGAGGAAGAGGTAAAGAACTTTCAGGCATTGAAACTGATAGCTAGGCCGATCTAATAACACCAATGGCAGCACTGTCACATGTTCATGGATAACCCAGTTTTTGCAAGAGCCAAATAGACCAACATATATTTGGAAAACCAAAGTGCACTCTTTTTCCTGAACAGTACGATAAGCCCTTATAAAGAAATCCAAAAAAACTACTACTCCAAACAACTCCTtgaaacaaaacataaaactcTGTTTAAAAATCACTAGGGAACAAAATCAATGAAGCTTAGATCCTATGATTATATATGGAGGTACtgatgaaatttataaaaagaaaacttacaaATTAAACACgcactctttctttttctctttcatttttctattgtaaaatttctttctctatcctAACAGATCTATATTTTCTCATTCCTAGTTCTAATTGATGGATGGCAAACTCtagatattaaattaatcaattacattatttttttttcctttttagtttttgcctactttaattactattttagaAATATTGAAACGTACAAAagctattattaataattttttcttaaaatcaaatGTCATTTAGTAaagtttcctttattttttattataaaatatttttttaatttatgggaataatttataaacattttaaaatttttatatcacttattttattttatgttctcttaaaaaatttcaaatatttaatactaAATTCAATTTTTAGATATGGTTTTGTATACCCGagtttatcaatatatatatatatatatatacacacctgGTTTTGTATAAACAGAATGAACTTTAGATTTTTATGAGTCAttactattttataaatttaaaattatctttgaaaaaaacctttttaaaaaagatttttctcttacattttgaaatttttggtacatgtgttttaaaaattttaataattcaaagaaataacaataaatataaaaagaaacttaAATAACTGGCAATTGATTttcagaataattttttttaaaaataatttatacatattttaaaatttttatccggtttaaaaatattttaaaggataaaatactttctcaattttattttcatgaattttcgtgaaaaataattttaaagttcttaaaaaattattcaaaaaatatttattttattaaaaatatatttaaaaatattatttcgaTTCTTTTAAGTATATAAAAGTTTCACTATAATCCTTCATGGTAATGAAAttttagatggaaaattgattaTGAATAAACAAGGCAACAAATTAGCAAGTTTAAGAGactaatttgttaaaaaatagttTGAGAATCTacctataatttaaaaacatttgatgatattctcctcattggaaaaaaaataataataataatttgctgACTAAAgtgaaagtaaaataaataaaactacacATGTCCTATCGCATATAAAACGTCCGTCAGAACAGAGGTACCCCTCTTAGTCGCATTACTCGCAAAACAACCCTACCTCAAACCCTGAATCATCATCCATATTAAGGGTATTACCGTCATTTAACGGGTGAGTTGTTTGTATCGATTGTATCTTAGGATAAAATAGACTATGAACCAATTAACCTGgacatttcaaaaattaaattactgaAAAAATGCAACtgggaaatattaaatttagaactCAGAAGGTGACGTCAAAGCTATGACATACTGCGATGACATCCACCatcattgtttatttattttctctttgaaaaataaaataatgtcaattgtgtatatatatatatatattatttaattatattttaattaagccTTATAACTTGGGCATTGAAGATGGAAAGATTCGTGGACAAACGCGGGCCAACATTAATTCAAATAGTGATAAAGATTTTTGAGATTTAGTTTTGtagtgttatatatattaattaatttttaaaagaattattttgttcttttctctaatttttggaagcaaaattcataatttaatgTCACGTAAGTGAGGTTGGTAGTAATAATACTACTACTCCCACTAAAAAGGATCGCAGAGGTTGTCACCAGAGAAAGTATCCATTATCCATGCATATATACTAATTTTTTCTTCGCGATGTTcttcattatttatttgttccttGATTAGTTAATTAAGATCCTGCGCATCCCTAGCTAAATCTCTTTAGCGGTATTTGAAAAGACATGGTGATAGAATATTTGTCTAAAGCtgtatttaatttcatataacTTTTCCTTTACTTATTAAGGAACTCTTAATCAACTTAATCGCGGAATATAATCTCCAACATGGAAAACAGATATTCTAACTACCATAGATGATGGTCAAGCATGGAGGCGGTACGGACAAAAGCAATTATCAATGCTAAATATCTCAGGTATATTATAATTAGAGTTATACATTTAGCCTTAGCTATTAGCTCATCACTCTCAGTCACGTaacaatattttattgtttttcattcTATAACTAATTAAGCTTCAATCtcgaaagaagaagaatatatgacaaataatgaataatattgtaaataagTCAATCATATGTgatacttacatatatatatatatatatatatatatatatgtgcacttGCAAGTATGATCAAGGCTGCAAAGCAACCAAACAAGTTCAAAGAATTCAAGTGAATCCCCCACTCTACCGTACCACATATTTTGGGCATCACACATAAAACAATTACCTTCTCAAAGATAATGAATTAATCTTGGAAGGTACCATTCCTAGCGATCGAAACACTTCCAAATTCATCAGCTTCAGCGGTTTCAACCTcacaaacaaacaagaaaatgaatttttcttaTCAACCAAACAGAAACATAAGGACGAAATCATAATACGGGATGTGAACCATAACCACCCATCGTCTTGGTCGGATTATTTTTTGTCACCTTGCCATTGAAATATCACCAGGGCACATGGCAGTTTCATCAACTATGGACTCTGATTATAGGGATGTAATATATGGGTTGATGGAGTATGGTGACTTGGATCTTGATTCAATAATATCTTCCAATTAATGTTGAAATTCCTTGCAGTTTGGATTTATAATACATCATGTAATGTAGGACTCCTGTTTGTAAGATATACTTGGGGCTAGTTTGAGAGTTGAGAACTTgcattgaattaaaaaaaaaaaaaaaaaatttgtggttAGAAGAAAATTAtgtaagtaaataaaattttggattaaaatgACAAACATGCATGCAAGGATATTAGTTTCAATTTTAGACTtcgatattattttatttagtagTAATAGGTGTATATAGAATATcaataaaacataaacaaaaaaaaaaaaaagacaacagAGAAATATGATCCTCAAACCACATAATTAATGTTActctttaattatttctttttcaaatctattcttattaaaatgtcattaattcaagtatatataataaaatatacaagTAAAAACGTGAATTTACAGGGTGGAAGGAACGTCCAACCAAACCAGATTTATATCTGTAAATTAACATGATTTGTTGTTTGAAttacatttctttctttctttatttcaccCCCCACACCCCCACCACaaccccctccccccccccccccccccctcttctttcttaatctatttttatttattaatactgAGTCAAAAAGGCCAGACGGTTAAACCGAGTGGTACCTCGCTTAGGCCCATCTTTTAAGCTCAATCAGTATTTTGCAGCCCAATCAATGCAATACTACATGTTAGCCACATCGCAAGGTGCAGATAAAGTTAAATTGAAGATCTACCattcaaataaaatagaaattgaaaggaaaaagcCAGAAAGTTATCAAAGTATTTTCTATCCGGATTTTTCTCCATATCTATAATATCATCTTCAATATCATCTTCGACTAGAAATTATTGATAGGGATATCTCCATATCTATAGTGTTTTTTAATACACAGAAATTTCATGAATATTGAGTTGAAAAAGACAGAAGAAGATGGACAAGGCCTCCCAACATCAAAGTCATGAATTCtctatttaattcaattttgtgCATTGGAAAATCTATTTTCTTCAAAGGAATAGAGAAGTGTGAACAGGGATAAGATTCAGACATTCACATATAGCCATTTGCTTTTTTCCTCTCTCGTGGGCATTGAAACTGGACCAACTTTTTTTATGCTACTGACAAATTATAGTGATAACAAAGCCATTCCAATTATTGGTCTCCATCTCGAAGGCTTaggtttttctttaataatttgtctttttttatttttatttatttttattattattattttttttgagcaAGTACTTTGGAGTCTTTTGCTTTACCGTGTCAAGGTCATGCTTGAAAAGATGCATTTAACGGTCAAAGTTATCATTCCAGGTCTCTATCTGAGTCTCGGATCTGTCTTGTTCTACAAGTTGTTCAGAAATGTATAAGTACGACCAGTCTCAGCTTCATCAGCTTAGTTGATGATAGGGCTAGAGCAGTTGTAAAGTGCTGAATAATTGTGGTTCTCAATTTctttgcttttattattattttatttcatgtttttttattatttttgcgaTTAGAATTCGACACCTcaaatatggaaaaatgtggatatataataataaattagagacACCATAATGACTTTGGTAAAGCTAATTTTAGAAATTGAAGATAAGGTT comes from Ziziphus jujuba cultivar Dongzao chromosome 6, ASM3175591v1 and encodes:
- the LOC107430928 gene encoding WRKY DNA-binding transcription factor 70, yielding MEISSWPENLTTIQKKVNDELMEGRELAKQLQSALASSGGSRSGEDLLMKIVKSFSTTLSILNVKESDSDFVISQIQPDLTCLDARKSQDHSRQSFWRSTTTPPTKKLDRRGCYDRSCRRTGISSIRDTPTPFDDGQQWRKYGQKVIRNAKYLRHYFRCPYKYDQGCKATKQIQRTQENPPLYRTTYTGHHTCRNLHQDPELILLDYSASPSENSIFINFENTNLAIKQDPFPFLSSFSSTIQEFKEDQMTKCDDKQQNQPASSDNYFTLPDLASSCPSPGSLELLSSNLKFDVGDHVILHGTMDSDDFYLDIFQ